Proteins found in one Neofelis nebulosa isolate mNeoNeb1 chromosome 3, mNeoNeb1.pri, whole genome shotgun sequence genomic segment:
- the PCDH7 gene encoding protocadherin-7 isoform X10 has protein sequence MLRMRTAGWARGWCLGCCLLLPLSLSLAAAKQLLRYRLAEEGPADVRIGNVASDLGIVTGSGEVTFSLESGSEYLKIDNLTGELSTSERRIDREKLPQCQMIFDENECFLDFEVSVIGPSQSWVDLFEGRVIVLDINDNTPTFPSPVLTLTVEENRPVGTLYLLPTATDRDFGRNGIERYELLQEPGGGGGGGGGGEGRRAGPADSAPYPGGGGNGASGGGPGGSKRRPDAPEGGGGTNPGGRSSVFELQVADTPDGEKQPQLIVKGALDREQRDSYELTLRVRDGGDPPRSSQAILRVLITDVNDNSPRFEKSVYEADLAENSAPGTPILQLRAADLDVGVNGQIEYVFGAATESVRRLLRLDETSGWLSVLHRIDREEVNQLRFTVMARDRGQPPKTDKATVVLNIKDENDNVPSIEIRKIGRIPLKDGVANVAEDVLVDTPIALVQVSDRDQGENGVVTCTVVGDVPFQLKPASDTEGDQNKKKYFLHTSAPLDYETTREFNVVIVAVDSGSPSLSSNNSLVVKVGDTNDNPPVFGQSVVEVYFPENNIPGERVATVLATDADSGKNAEIAYSLDSSVMGIFAIDPDSGDILVNTVLDREQTDRYEFKVNAKDKGIPVLQGSTTVIVQVADKNDNDPKFMQDVFTFYVKENLQPNSPVGMVTVMDADKGRNAEMSLYIEENSNIFSIENDTGTIYSTMSFDREHQTTYTFRVKAVDGGDPPRSATATVSLFVMDENDNAPTVTLPRNISYTLLPPSSNVRTVVATVLATDSDDGINADLNYSIVGGNPFKLFEIDSTSGVVSLVGKLTQKHYGLHRLVVQVNDSGQPSQSTTTLVHVFVNESVSNATVIDSQIARSLHTPLTQDIAGDPSYEISKQRLSIVIGVVAGIMTVILIILIVVMARYCRSKSKNGYEAGKKDHEDFFTPQQHDKSKKPKKDKKNKKSKQPLYSSIVTVEASKPNGQRYDSVNEKLSDSPNMGRYRSVNGGPGSPDLARHYKSSSPLPTVQLHPQSPTAGKKHQAVQDLPPANTFVGAGDNISIGSDHCSEYSCQTNNKYSKQIQDLFQM, from the coding sequence ATGCTGAGGATGCGGACCGCGGGATGGGCGCGCGGCTGGTGCCTGGGCTGCTGCCTCCTCTTGCCGCTCTCGCTCAGCCTGGCGGCCGCCAAGCAACTCCTCCGGTATCGACTGGCCGAGGAGGGCCCGGCGGACGTCCGCATCGGCAACGTCGCCTCGGACCTGGGCATCGTGACCGGCTCGGGTGAGGTGACTTTCAGCCTCGAGTCGGGCTCGGAGTACCTGAAGATCGACAACCTCACCGGCGAGCTGAGCACCAGCGAGCGGCGCATCGACCGCGAGAAGCTGCCCCAGTGTCAGATGATCTTCGACGAGAACGAGTGCTTTCTGGACTTCGAGGTGTCGGTGATCGGGCCCTCGCAGAGCTGGGTGGACCTGTTCGAGGGCCGGGTCATCGTGCTCGACATCAACGACAACACGCCCACCTTCCCGTCACCCGTGCTCACGCTCACGGTGGAGGAGAACCGGCCGGTGGGCACTCTCTACCTGCTGCCCACCGCTACGGACCGTGACTTCGGCCGCAACGGCATCGAGCGCTACGAGCTGCTTCAGGAgcccgggggcggcggcggcggcggcggcggcggagagGGCCGGCGCGCCGGGCCTGCCGACAGCGCCCCCTACCCCGGGGGCGGCGGGAACGGCGCGAGCGGCGGCGGCCCAGGCGGCTCCAAGAGGCGGCCGGACGCGCCGGAGGGCGGCGGCGGGACCAACCCCGGCGGCCGCAGCAGCGTGTTCGAACTGCAGGTGGCCGACACCCCGGATGGCGAGAAGCAGCCACAGCTGATCGTGAAGGGGGCGCTGGACCGGGAACAACGCGACTCCTACGAGCTGACCCTGCGGGTGCGCGACGGTGGCGACCCGCCGCGCTCCTCTCAGGCCATCTTGCGGGTGCTCATCACCGACGTGAACGACAACAGCCCCCGCTTCGAGAAGAGCGTGTACGAGGCGGACCTCGCCGAGAACAGCGCCCCGGGGACTCCCATCCTGCAGTTGCGCGCAGCCGACCTGGACGTGGGGGTCAACGGGCAGATCGAGTACGTGTTCGGAGCCGCTACCGAGTCCGTGCGGCGGCTGCTGCGCCTCGACGAGACGTCCGGCTGGCTCAGTGTCCTGCACCGTATCGACCGGGAGGAGGTGAACCAGCTGCGCTTCACGGTCATGGCCCGGGACCGCGGGCAGCCCCCCAAGACCGACAAGGCCACGGTGGTCCTCAACATCAAGGACGAGAACGACAATGTGCCGTCCATTGAAATCCGCAAGATCGGGCGTATCCCGCTCAAGGACGGGGTGGCCAACGTGGCGGAGGATGTTCTTGTCGACACCCCCATTGCTCTGGTGCAGGTGTCCGACCGAGACCAAGGCGAGAACGGCGTGGTCACCTGCACCGTGGTGGGCGACGTGCCCTTCCAGCTCAAGCCGGCCAGCGACACAGAGGGCGACCAGAACAAGAAAAAGTACTTTCTGCACACCTCGGCCCCTTTGGACTATGAGACCACCCGGGAGTTCAACGTGGTCATCGTGGCGGTGGACTCGGGCAGCCCCAGCCTCTCCAGCAACAACTCCCTGGTTGTCAAGGTAGGAGACACTAATGACAACCCGCCTGTCTTCGGCCAGTCAGTAGTGGAGGTTTACTTTCCCGAGAACAACATCCCTGGAGAGAGGGTGGCCACGGTGCTGGCGACAGACGCCGACAGCGGGAAAAATGCAGAGATCGCCTACTCGCTGGATTCCTCTGTGATGGGGATCTTTGCCATCGATCCTGATTCCGGGGACATCCTCGTCAATACGGTACTGGACCGCGAGCAGACTGACAGGTATGAGTTTAAAGTTAACGCCAAAGACAAAGGCATCCCAGTGTTACAGGGCAGCACCACGGTGATTGTGCAGGTGGCTGACAAGAATGACAATGACCCTAAGTTTATGCAGGACGTCTTTACGTTTTATGTGAAAGAAAACTTGCAGCCCAACAGCCCTGTGGGGATGGTCACGGTGATGGATGCTGACAAGGGACGCAATGCAGAGATGAGCCTCTACATAGAGGAAAACAGTAACATTTTCTCCATTGAAAATGACACGGGGACCATTTATTCCACAATGTCTTTTGACCGGGAACATCAGACCACATACACGTTCAGAGTCAAGGCTGTGGATGGGGGAGATCCTCCCAGATCAGCCACAGCCACGGTCTCTCTCTTTGTCATGGATGAGAATGACAACGCTCCCACAGTTACCCTTCCCAGAAACATTTCCTACACTTTACTGCCACCTTCAAGTAATGTCAGGACAGTAGTAGCTACAGTGTTGGCAACAGACAGTGACGATGGCATCAATGCAGACCTTAACTACAGCATTGTGGGAGGGAATCCCTTCAAGCTGTTTGAAATTGATTCCACCAGCGGTGTGGTTTCCTTAGTGGGGAAACTCACCCAAAAGCATTATGGCTTGCACAGGTTGGTGGTGCAAGTGAATGACAGTGGACAGCCTTCCCAGTCCACCACGACCCTGGTGCATGTGTTTGTCAATGAAAGTGTTTCTAATGCGACTGTGATTGACTCACAGATAGCCAGAAGCTTGCACACCCCACTCACGCAGGATATAGCTGGTGACCCAAGTTACGAAATTAGCAAGCAGAGACTCAGTATTGTCATTGGGGTGGTGGCCGGGATCATGACCGTGATTCTAATCATCTTAATTGTAGTGATGGCAAGGTACTGCCGGTCCAAAAGCAAAAATGGCTATGAAGCTGGCAAAAAAGATCATGAAGACTTTTTTACACCCCAGCAGCATGACAAATCTAAAAAGcctaaaaaagacaagaaaaacaaaaaatctaagcAGCCTCTCTACAGCAGCATTGTCACTGTAGAAGCTTCTAAACCAAATGGACAGAGGTATGATAGTGTCAATGAGAAGCTGTCAGACAGCCCAAACATGGGGCGATACCGATCCGTTAACGGTGGGCCTGGCAGTCCTGACCTGGCCAGGCATTACAAATCTAGTTCTCCATTGCCTACTGTCCAGCTTCATCCCCAGTCACCAACTGCAGGAAAAAAACACCAGGCCGTACAAGATCTACCACCAGCCAACACATTTGTGGGAGCAGGAGACAACATTTCAATTGGATCAGATCACTGCTCTGAATACAGCTGTCAAACCAATAACAAGTACAGCAAACAG
- the PCDH7 gene encoding protocadherin-7 isoform X9, which translates to MLRMRTAGWARGWCLGCCLLLPLSLSLAAAKQLLRYRLAEEGPADVRIGNVASDLGIVTGSGEVTFSLESGSEYLKIDNLTGELSTSERRIDREKLPQCQMIFDENECFLDFEVSVIGPSQSWVDLFEGRVIVLDINDNTPTFPSPVLTLTVEENRPVGTLYLLPTATDRDFGRNGIERYELLQEPGGGGGGGGGGEGRRAGPADSAPYPGGGGNGASGGGPGGSKRRPDAPEGGGGTNPGGRSSVFELQVADTPDGEKQPQLIVKGALDREQRDSYELTLRVRDGGDPPRSSQAILRVLITDVNDNSPRFEKSVYEADLAENSAPGTPILQLRAADLDVGVNGQIEYVFGAATESVRRLLRLDETSGWLSVLHRIDREEVNQLRFTVMARDRGQPPKTDKATVVLNIKDENDNVPSIEIRKIGRIPLKDGVANVAEDVLVDTPIALVQVSDRDQGENGVVTCTVVGDVPFQLKPASDTEGDQNKKKYFLHTSAPLDYETTREFNVVIVAVDSGSPSLSSNNSLVVKVGDTNDNPPVFGQSVVEVYFPENNIPGERVATVLATDADSGKNAEIAYSLDSSVMGIFAIDPDSGDILVNTVLDREQTDRYEFKVNAKDKGIPVLQGSTTVIVQVADKNDNDPKFMQDVFTFYVKENLQPNSPVGMVTVMDADKGRNAEMSLYIEENSNIFSIENDTGTIYSTMSFDREHQTTYTFRVKAVDGGDPPRSATATVSLFVMDENDNAPTVTLPRNISYTLLPPSSNVRTVVATVLATDSDDGINADLNYSIVGGNPFKLFEIDSTSGVVSLVGKLTQKHYGLHRLVVQVNDSGQPSQSTTTLVHVFVNESVSNATVIDSQIARSLHTPLTQDIAGDPSYEISKQRLSIVIGVVAGIMTVILIILIVVMARYCRSKSKNGYEAGKKDHEDFFTPQQHDKSKKPKKDKKNKKSKQPLYSSIVTVEASKPNGQRYDSVNEKLSDSPNMGRYRSVNGGPGSPDLARHYKSSSPLPTVQLHPQSPTAGKKHQAVQDLPPANTFVGAGDNISIGSDHCSEYSCQTNNKYSKQMRLHPYITVFG; encoded by the exons ATGCTGAGGATGCGGACCGCGGGATGGGCGCGCGGCTGGTGCCTGGGCTGCTGCCTCCTCTTGCCGCTCTCGCTCAGCCTGGCGGCCGCCAAGCAACTCCTCCGGTATCGACTGGCCGAGGAGGGCCCGGCGGACGTCCGCATCGGCAACGTCGCCTCGGACCTGGGCATCGTGACCGGCTCGGGTGAGGTGACTTTCAGCCTCGAGTCGGGCTCGGAGTACCTGAAGATCGACAACCTCACCGGCGAGCTGAGCACCAGCGAGCGGCGCATCGACCGCGAGAAGCTGCCCCAGTGTCAGATGATCTTCGACGAGAACGAGTGCTTTCTGGACTTCGAGGTGTCGGTGATCGGGCCCTCGCAGAGCTGGGTGGACCTGTTCGAGGGCCGGGTCATCGTGCTCGACATCAACGACAACACGCCCACCTTCCCGTCACCCGTGCTCACGCTCACGGTGGAGGAGAACCGGCCGGTGGGCACTCTCTACCTGCTGCCCACCGCTACGGACCGTGACTTCGGCCGCAACGGCATCGAGCGCTACGAGCTGCTTCAGGAgcccgggggcggcggcggcggcggcggcggcggagagGGCCGGCGCGCCGGGCCTGCCGACAGCGCCCCCTACCCCGGGGGCGGCGGGAACGGCGCGAGCGGCGGCGGCCCAGGCGGCTCCAAGAGGCGGCCGGACGCGCCGGAGGGCGGCGGCGGGACCAACCCCGGCGGCCGCAGCAGCGTGTTCGAACTGCAGGTGGCCGACACCCCGGATGGCGAGAAGCAGCCACAGCTGATCGTGAAGGGGGCGCTGGACCGGGAACAACGCGACTCCTACGAGCTGACCCTGCGGGTGCGCGACGGTGGCGACCCGCCGCGCTCCTCTCAGGCCATCTTGCGGGTGCTCATCACCGACGTGAACGACAACAGCCCCCGCTTCGAGAAGAGCGTGTACGAGGCGGACCTCGCCGAGAACAGCGCCCCGGGGACTCCCATCCTGCAGTTGCGCGCAGCCGACCTGGACGTGGGGGTCAACGGGCAGATCGAGTACGTGTTCGGAGCCGCTACCGAGTCCGTGCGGCGGCTGCTGCGCCTCGACGAGACGTCCGGCTGGCTCAGTGTCCTGCACCGTATCGACCGGGAGGAGGTGAACCAGCTGCGCTTCACGGTCATGGCCCGGGACCGCGGGCAGCCCCCCAAGACCGACAAGGCCACGGTGGTCCTCAACATCAAGGACGAGAACGACAATGTGCCGTCCATTGAAATCCGCAAGATCGGGCGTATCCCGCTCAAGGACGGGGTGGCCAACGTGGCGGAGGATGTTCTTGTCGACACCCCCATTGCTCTGGTGCAGGTGTCCGACCGAGACCAAGGCGAGAACGGCGTGGTCACCTGCACCGTGGTGGGCGACGTGCCCTTCCAGCTCAAGCCGGCCAGCGACACAGAGGGCGACCAGAACAAGAAAAAGTACTTTCTGCACACCTCGGCCCCTTTGGACTATGAGACCACCCGGGAGTTCAACGTGGTCATCGTGGCGGTGGACTCGGGCAGCCCCAGCCTCTCCAGCAACAACTCCCTGGTTGTCAAGGTAGGAGACACTAATGACAACCCGCCTGTCTTCGGCCAGTCAGTAGTGGAGGTTTACTTTCCCGAGAACAACATCCCTGGAGAGAGGGTGGCCACGGTGCTGGCGACAGACGCCGACAGCGGGAAAAATGCAGAGATCGCCTACTCGCTGGATTCCTCTGTGATGGGGATCTTTGCCATCGATCCTGATTCCGGGGACATCCTCGTCAATACGGTACTGGACCGCGAGCAGACTGACAGGTATGAGTTTAAAGTTAACGCCAAAGACAAAGGCATCCCAGTGTTACAGGGCAGCACCACGGTGATTGTGCAGGTGGCTGACAAGAATGACAATGACCCTAAGTTTATGCAGGACGTCTTTACGTTTTATGTGAAAGAAAACTTGCAGCCCAACAGCCCTGTGGGGATGGTCACGGTGATGGATGCTGACAAGGGACGCAATGCAGAGATGAGCCTCTACATAGAGGAAAACAGTAACATTTTCTCCATTGAAAATGACACGGGGACCATTTATTCCACAATGTCTTTTGACCGGGAACATCAGACCACATACACGTTCAGAGTCAAGGCTGTGGATGGGGGAGATCCTCCCAGATCAGCCACAGCCACGGTCTCTCTCTTTGTCATGGATGAGAATGACAACGCTCCCACAGTTACCCTTCCCAGAAACATTTCCTACACTTTACTGCCACCTTCAAGTAATGTCAGGACAGTAGTAGCTACAGTGTTGGCAACAGACAGTGACGATGGCATCAATGCAGACCTTAACTACAGCATTGTGGGAGGGAATCCCTTCAAGCTGTTTGAAATTGATTCCACCAGCGGTGTGGTTTCCTTAGTGGGGAAACTCACCCAAAAGCATTATGGCTTGCACAGGTTGGTGGTGCAAGTGAATGACAGTGGACAGCCTTCCCAGTCCACCACGACCCTGGTGCATGTGTTTGTCAATGAAAGTGTTTCTAATGCGACTGTGATTGACTCACAGATAGCCAGAAGCTTGCACACCCCACTCACGCAGGATATAGCTGGTGACCCAAGTTACGAAATTAGCAAGCAGAGACTCAGTATTGTCATTGGGGTGGTGGCCGGGATCATGACCGTGATTCTAATCATCTTAATTGTAGTGATGGCAAGGTACTGCCGGTCCAAAAGCAAAAATGGCTATGAAGCTGGCAAAAAAGATCATGAAGACTTTTTTACACCCCAGCAGCATGACAAATCTAAAAAGcctaaaaaagacaagaaaaacaaaaaatctaagcAGCCTCTCTACAGCAGCATTGTCACTGTAGAAGCTTCTAAACCAAATGGACAGAGGTATGATAGTGTCAATGAGAAGCTGTCAGACAGCCCAAACATGGGGCGATACCGATCCGTTAACGGTGGGCCTGGCAGTCCTGACCTGGCCAGGCATTACAAATCTAGTTCTCCATTGCCTACTGTCCAGCTTCATCCCCAGTCACCAACTGCAGGAAAAAAACACCAGGCCGTACAAGATCTACCACCAGCCAACACATTTGTGGGAGCAGGAGACAACATTTCAATTGGATCAGATCACTGCTCTGAATACAGCTGTCAAACCAATAACAAGTACAGCAAACAG atGCGTCTACATCCATACATTACTGTGTTTGGCTGA
- the PCDH7 gene encoding protocadherin-7 isoform X8: MLRMRTAGWARGWCLGCCLLLPLSLSLAAAKQLLRYRLAEEGPADVRIGNVASDLGIVTGSGEVTFSLESGSEYLKIDNLTGELSTSERRIDREKLPQCQMIFDENECFLDFEVSVIGPSQSWVDLFEGRVIVLDINDNTPTFPSPVLTLTVEENRPVGTLYLLPTATDRDFGRNGIERYELLQEPGGGGGGGGGGEGRRAGPADSAPYPGGGGNGASGGGPGGSKRRPDAPEGGGGTNPGGRSSVFELQVADTPDGEKQPQLIVKGALDREQRDSYELTLRVRDGGDPPRSSQAILRVLITDVNDNSPRFEKSVYEADLAENSAPGTPILQLRAADLDVGVNGQIEYVFGAATESVRRLLRLDETSGWLSVLHRIDREEVNQLRFTVMARDRGQPPKTDKATVVLNIKDENDNVPSIEIRKIGRIPLKDGVANVAEDVLVDTPIALVQVSDRDQGENGVVTCTVVGDVPFQLKPASDTEGDQNKKKYFLHTSAPLDYETTREFNVVIVAVDSGSPSLSSNNSLVVKVGDTNDNPPVFGQSVVEVYFPENNIPGERVATVLATDADSGKNAEIAYSLDSSVMGIFAIDPDSGDILVNTVLDREQTDRYEFKVNAKDKGIPVLQGSTTVIVQVADKNDNDPKFMQDVFTFYVKENLQPNSPVGMVTVMDADKGRNAEMSLYIEENSNIFSIENDTGTIYSTMSFDREHQTTYTFRVKAVDGGDPPRSATATVSLFVMDENDNAPTVTLPRNISYTLLPPSSNVRTVVATVLATDSDDGINADLNYSIVGGNPFKLFEIDSTSGVVSLVGKLTQKHYGLHRLVVQVNDSGQPSQSTTTLVHVFVNESVSNATVIDSQIARSLHTPLTQDIAGDPSYEISKQRLSIVIGVVAGIMTVILIILIVVMARYCRSKSKNGYEAGKKDHEDFFTPQQHDKSKKPKKDKKNKKSKQPLYSSIVTVEASKPNGQRYDSVNEKLSDSPNMGRYRSVNGGPGSPDLARHYKSSSPLPTVQLHPQSPTAGKKHQAVQDLPPANTFVGAGDNISIGSDHCSEYSCQTNNKYSKQVDTVQTTNPPGHIEESCKMNPFRRVTFSVVSQPQDPHQGSLQSCYDSGLEESETPSSKSSSGPRLGALPLPEDSYERTTPDGSVGVAAITTFPFLPFPHGKTHGRRVLLRPLH, encoded by the coding sequence ATGCTGAGGATGCGGACCGCGGGATGGGCGCGCGGCTGGTGCCTGGGCTGCTGCCTCCTCTTGCCGCTCTCGCTCAGCCTGGCGGCCGCCAAGCAACTCCTCCGGTATCGACTGGCCGAGGAGGGCCCGGCGGACGTCCGCATCGGCAACGTCGCCTCGGACCTGGGCATCGTGACCGGCTCGGGTGAGGTGACTTTCAGCCTCGAGTCGGGCTCGGAGTACCTGAAGATCGACAACCTCACCGGCGAGCTGAGCACCAGCGAGCGGCGCATCGACCGCGAGAAGCTGCCCCAGTGTCAGATGATCTTCGACGAGAACGAGTGCTTTCTGGACTTCGAGGTGTCGGTGATCGGGCCCTCGCAGAGCTGGGTGGACCTGTTCGAGGGCCGGGTCATCGTGCTCGACATCAACGACAACACGCCCACCTTCCCGTCACCCGTGCTCACGCTCACGGTGGAGGAGAACCGGCCGGTGGGCACTCTCTACCTGCTGCCCACCGCTACGGACCGTGACTTCGGCCGCAACGGCATCGAGCGCTACGAGCTGCTTCAGGAgcccgggggcggcggcggcggcggcggcggcggagagGGCCGGCGCGCCGGGCCTGCCGACAGCGCCCCCTACCCCGGGGGCGGCGGGAACGGCGCGAGCGGCGGCGGCCCAGGCGGCTCCAAGAGGCGGCCGGACGCGCCGGAGGGCGGCGGCGGGACCAACCCCGGCGGCCGCAGCAGCGTGTTCGAACTGCAGGTGGCCGACACCCCGGATGGCGAGAAGCAGCCACAGCTGATCGTGAAGGGGGCGCTGGACCGGGAACAACGCGACTCCTACGAGCTGACCCTGCGGGTGCGCGACGGTGGCGACCCGCCGCGCTCCTCTCAGGCCATCTTGCGGGTGCTCATCACCGACGTGAACGACAACAGCCCCCGCTTCGAGAAGAGCGTGTACGAGGCGGACCTCGCCGAGAACAGCGCCCCGGGGACTCCCATCCTGCAGTTGCGCGCAGCCGACCTGGACGTGGGGGTCAACGGGCAGATCGAGTACGTGTTCGGAGCCGCTACCGAGTCCGTGCGGCGGCTGCTGCGCCTCGACGAGACGTCCGGCTGGCTCAGTGTCCTGCACCGTATCGACCGGGAGGAGGTGAACCAGCTGCGCTTCACGGTCATGGCCCGGGACCGCGGGCAGCCCCCCAAGACCGACAAGGCCACGGTGGTCCTCAACATCAAGGACGAGAACGACAATGTGCCGTCCATTGAAATCCGCAAGATCGGGCGTATCCCGCTCAAGGACGGGGTGGCCAACGTGGCGGAGGATGTTCTTGTCGACACCCCCATTGCTCTGGTGCAGGTGTCCGACCGAGACCAAGGCGAGAACGGCGTGGTCACCTGCACCGTGGTGGGCGACGTGCCCTTCCAGCTCAAGCCGGCCAGCGACACAGAGGGCGACCAGAACAAGAAAAAGTACTTTCTGCACACCTCGGCCCCTTTGGACTATGAGACCACCCGGGAGTTCAACGTGGTCATCGTGGCGGTGGACTCGGGCAGCCCCAGCCTCTCCAGCAACAACTCCCTGGTTGTCAAGGTAGGAGACACTAATGACAACCCGCCTGTCTTCGGCCAGTCAGTAGTGGAGGTTTACTTTCCCGAGAACAACATCCCTGGAGAGAGGGTGGCCACGGTGCTGGCGACAGACGCCGACAGCGGGAAAAATGCAGAGATCGCCTACTCGCTGGATTCCTCTGTGATGGGGATCTTTGCCATCGATCCTGATTCCGGGGACATCCTCGTCAATACGGTACTGGACCGCGAGCAGACTGACAGGTATGAGTTTAAAGTTAACGCCAAAGACAAAGGCATCCCAGTGTTACAGGGCAGCACCACGGTGATTGTGCAGGTGGCTGACAAGAATGACAATGACCCTAAGTTTATGCAGGACGTCTTTACGTTTTATGTGAAAGAAAACTTGCAGCCCAACAGCCCTGTGGGGATGGTCACGGTGATGGATGCTGACAAGGGACGCAATGCAGAGATGAGCCTCTACATAGAGGAAAACAGTAACATTTTCTCCATTGAAAATGACACGGGGACCATTTATTCCACAATGTCTTTTGACCGGGAACATCAGACCACATACACGTTCAGAGTCAAGGCTGTGGATGGGGGAGATCCTCCCAGATCAGCCACAGCCACGGTCTCTCTCTTTGTCATGGATGAGAATGACAACGCTCCCACAGTTACCCTTCCCAGAAACATTTCCTACACTTTACTGCCACCTTCAAGTAATGTCAGGACAGTAGTAGCTACAGTGTTGGCAACAGACAGTGACGATGGCATCAATGCAGACCTTAACTACAGCATTGTGGGAGGGAATCCCTTCAAGCTGTTTGAAATTGATTCCACCAGCGGTGTGGTTTCCTTAGTGGGGAAACTCACCCAAAAGCATTATGGCTTGCACAGGTTGGTGGTGCAAGTGAATGACAGTGGACAGCCTTCCCAGTCCACCACGACCCTGGTGCATGTGTTTGTCAATGAAAGTGTTTCTAATGCGACTGTGATTGACTCACAGATAGCCAGAAGCTTGCACACCCCACTCACGCAGGATATAGCTGGTGACCCAAGTTACGAAATTAGCAAGCAGAGACTCAGTATTGTCATTGGGGTGGTGGCCGGGATCATGACCGTGATTCTAATCATCTTAATTGTAGTGATGGCAAGGTACTGCCGGTCCAAAAGCAAAAATGGCTATGAAGCTGGCAAAAAAGATCATGAAGACTTTTTTACACCCCAGCAGCATGACAAATCTAAAAAGcctaaaaaagacaagaaaaacaaaaaatctaagcAGCCTCTCTACAGCAGCATTGTCACTGTAGAAGCTTCTAAACCAAATGGACAGAGGTATGATAGTGTCAATGAGAAGCTGTCAGACAGCCCAAACATGGGGCGATACCGATCCGTTAACGGTGGGCCTGGCAGTCCTGACCTGGCCAGGCATTACAAATCTAGTTCTCCATTGCCTACTGTCCAGCTTCATCCCCAGTCACCAACTGCAGGAAAAAAACACCAGGCCGTACAAGATCTACCACCAGCCAACACATTTGTGGGAGCAGGAGACAACATTTCAATTGGATCAGATCACTGCTCTGAATACAGCTGTCAAACCAATAACAAGTACAGCAAACAG